AGCAACTTGACTTTTCAGCTCTTCCAAGCCACTACAGAAATTTGGCTTAGGCTAAGTCTGTTTTCGTGAGGGCTGAGTTCTTTCCCATTGTTTGGCACTTGCTGTAAGCTAAAATGGTTTTTGCAGACAAATGCTGCATCTCAGCTGAGCAACATCAACTCCCATCACTCTGATAACTTCTTCTGGCACCTGAGCCCCCAGCTTCTCATGCAAAGTTCATGTCTGGCTCATGGCATGCACTCTTCATCTTGAGGACAAGACAATGCATTCTGAGTATCTCTTTGAGTAAAGAAAACTCTGTGAAAGGCAGGCTCTCTGTGCGGGGGGGGACTGTGGCTGTGGTAGAAATGCTGATGCTCCAGTGCGAGAGCAGGGTGGCAGGAGAGCATTGACTGGAAGGTGATGGAGATCCCCAGCACCAGGCAGCCCCTTTCCAAGAAGGCTCTAGACCTCTCTCAAAGGGGCTGCTGGACACCAACAGCCCAGGACAGGCTGTACAAGGCCTCTGCTGATGAAAGACCCTGAAGTCCAGCTTTGCAACAGCCTCTCCCCATCCTTAGCCTTCCGGTGACACAGGCTGGAGCTCCTCACATAACTTGGCCTTGTGGGCTGCAGCAGCCAGGTGGCACAGGGCTGAGAAAGAATGCCCTGCTGTGCCATGGCCTTCTGTGGGCAGTGGGACTAACCACGTGGCTGtgtacttgcccatcttttcaATGGAGAGGAGGTCTGGCAGTTTGCTATGGACCAGACCCATGCTTGTTCCAGTGCAGGCTGAAAGCTAGAGCCAGCCAGTTCTGTGCTGTGGAAGACATGAGGGCCTTCTCTCTATATTGTGGCTGTGTATTTTACcctaaataaagtatttttctgGAACACAGGCCACAGCTACTCATCTCTATGTGTGCAAGCAGGCAGGAGTGTATGCTTTGCTTTTCACACGTTTCTGGTGTGCCGTCCAAAATATCATTTGTTTGAAAGTGATGTGTGTTTTCTTGGGTACAATGATTCCATAAAAGCTCATGTGATCCCACTATCATCCACACAACAGCTTTATAATTCTTCTCCTAAGGGACAGGAAAGGAGTTTCTAAACCCCTTTTTTTCAGATGGCTTCCTGCTTGCAAGGACCAAGCCGGAACTTGGTCCCAACTTGTTCTTAGTAGAATGGATTTAATGTAAATGACCCATGGGAAAGGTATCAGACTGTAATGTTTCTAgtacaaaagaaaagaatgacaCAGATCTTCTCATATCATTGAGCAGGAATGTACAGACTTCTTTTCAGGGCTGTTGAGCTATTGCTTTGCTTGGAAATTTTCATTGTGTATCCTGCCTGAATCTGTGGCTCCTGGAAAACTCATGAGGAGGGAAAAAGTGTAGTTCAAACTGCTCATGTTTCCATATGTAGTTCAGTCTCCATAGCTGTTAATGACCCTTCTTCatatatgaaaacatttaattattaGTGATGTTATTTTTATGAACCTGTTGTTTGAAACCCTCATACCACAGCTCTGGTTACCAGACATGGTTATATGCAGGCGTAGCTTCTGTCACCAAGTTTCTGTCACTAATCATATGTTGTTACAAGAGGAAAGAGTATACATCAAACCAGtctggagaaggaaaatgttAATCCACAGTTGACTGATTTCAATACCATGATCTGAAATAAGATACACCATATGGGATAAGACAGAAAAATGGTCCTTTCTGAGGAATTCACATATGTTGTGAGTGTGGGTCCCTTTTCCAGGCCCGCTGTGTCCTTGCTCCTGCTGTGTAGCATGGACCAACACATGTGTGCAAGGTTGGCTGTTTCAAACTCTGGGTATTTAGAAAACTTCTATTATTTAGCAACCAATTATGGGACAATCTCAGGGCAGAACAGATGCCTCACAGTGTGATCTAGCTAGGCAACAAGCTGCattaaatttcttctttcttttgtgctCCCAGTCAGCAGCTGCTTCATGATGGACTCCATTTCTAGACCAGTTACTGAGTTTTGCCTTGATCTCTACAATAAGCTCAACAGAAATGCAGAGGACACAAACATTGTCTTCTCTCCAATGAGCATCTCTGTTGCCCTGGCCCTGGTCCATCTAGGTGCAAAAAACAACACTGCTCTTCAGATAGAAAAAGTAAGTATTATTGAAACATGGTGAGATGCTTCCACATTGCTTGCTGTTCCCTTAATGGAAATGTTAGGCATCCCAGCAGGACACACGTGCAAGGGTGTCATAGGAAACAAGCATGAATACAAGCACCGGTGCTGCCTTAACAGTTGTGCTTGGTGCACTGTGATCCTTGCCATCTGCTTGTGTGAGTCGCACCATGCCTCTGTGCAGACTCAGGAGCACGGAGCAAGAGCTGAACGGGAGGAGGTGATACAGCACAGTGGGGCACCCTGGCGTTCCCCCGGCCTGCTGCCACAATATCAGACTTTGTTTCAAAATTATGGGCAGACAATTCCTCTCATGGTTGCTATGAGAATCCTGAAAGTGTGAGTCCAGATGGGTAGAGGGGAGCGGTGCAGAAACGTGAAGTGATTACACCTGGGTGCCTGGAAGCATTAGCTCACTTATTGCTTCAGACATGCAAGAGTCAAAATGTCTCACCTGCAGAGCTCACAGAGACCCAGGTGGGCAGGGAGGAAGTGAAGAAGGCCACCCCGCCGGTTGCTGTGCCTTTACTCCCAGAAGTGCAATTTCTGCTTTCTActatctttcttctcttttcttgtttGTGCCCATGAGCAGTGAAAGACGAATAAGCCTAAGGCAAAGGTTTTTGTCAGTAGCTGGCTCTGTACTGGTAGATCTTCATCCATGATATCCTAACACTGCCATGCGCACAGTCTGACTGCTGGGTCACCTGCAGCCAACATAGACATGCCCTCCTCACAAGGTTTCCAGAGTatagtgggttgaccttggctggtggctgccaggtgcccacccagctgctctctcctctttcttcaacatggacagggagagaaaataagatgaaaaagcttgtgggtcgagataaggacagggacatcaCTCACCAGTTGCTGTCAGGGCAAAACAAAGTCAACTAattttggagccagctggaaccagctgttCACCATGGGGACAGCCCCTGATCTCTTtgcacagaggccacccctgcagccccctggcTACCATAGTCTTGCCATATAAACCCAATGCACAGGGACTCTTGCTTATTATTTTAGGAAAGCGATGGGGATCCAGTATCctcaatgaaaaaaattaagtctatGAATGATGCAACATTAGTATAATGGAGAAGCTACACGAAATTTTTCAGTGAGATATTTGCACATTAGAAACAAGGACTGGTTTCCATTAAGAGCACTGTGGTTTTCATATATTTCCTAAATTGATGCAAAGATTAAGAATGATTGCAAAAAGCCAGTTttgatgttttcaaagaaaactatttttatctCTTCACCTGAGgcaacttttttgttttgaaatttaagGTAACAGTagcaataaaaatacaaatgaaatgtaaatattttgaggTAGTGGAGAGTAACATTTTGAGGGGTTATGGGCATGTTCTCCTTGGTTTGCTAATATAGAAATGTGAATTTGAACATGAATATATGAACAATTTCAAGTCTGTCACTTCATCCTGATTGAAGCTGAGAAAATATCTTTCATAAATCTACACTCTTTATCTGGGACAGCATAGAAAATCTTTTAAACAAGGAAAAGGTTTTTATCTCAGTTACAATTGCCATAATCTGACATCTTCAACTGCAGGTGCTCCACGTCAGGAAAGCTGCAGGAAGAATGAGCCTTGGATCTGATCTTGAGAGCGCAGCCCCAGACATGGAGCCAGAACGAAGCCAGGAGAGACAGCCTTCCCTCTCACAGGTGCATCCTTAGGTGGGGAGCACCAGAGCCTTTTCTTCACTGCACGACAGGTTACTAGGTATAAAGCACTGGAGTCTGCCACTGGAGGGAGTCAGGATCACACGCACGGAGTCTGCCTAATCCACTAGGAAATGCCTGGTACAAGGTGTTATTTTATTAAGGACCAAGTCTTCCATGAAGTCAATATTAAAGCCTTCAGTGTTCTCATCTGAAGGAGGATCAGGCTACAAAGCTTAGACTAGCTGGATTTAAAAATCAGTACAGCAGGAGTTAGCCCTATAGTGTAATCTAATTAAGATACAAATTAACAACCAAAGCTATATGGAGGAATTGTTATAATTGTTGTGTTTGTAATATTCCCAGTGTAACAAGGATGGGGATCTTAACCATAAAGAGTTCCAGACACTGCTGTTACAACTACAAAACCTTGGCGAAAGATATGTTTTAACCCTGGCCAACAATCTTTTTATACAACAAGGGTTTGAACTCCAGCAAGTAAGTTACCTGTATCTGCTAACTGCTGTGGCCCTGACCTCAAGCTTCCCTGTAACCGTGATCCTTCCTGTTGTTCCCCTCACGTGTATTTTGGATTACTTGACATGCTTCTTGGAGCCATATCTCTTGGGGCTGGTGGGAAAGAGACCAGAGTGTCAactttcaatttatttatttttttttttttaaaaaaacccaacaccctgtGGATATCAGTGGCTATAGagcaaaaataaagcaggaatgtTTCCTTCTGGATATGTCTACACTCAGCCAGAGGTGTGACTGCAGCCAAAAATGGCCTATTCAAGCTGTCTGTGAGCTACTTCTGCAAGTGGCATGTCTGGGCAGCAGTAAATTTGGAGAGGGCTTATCACCTGAGTTGTTACACAGTTTCATGCATAGGGCTGCTGTGCTCAACTTCTTACTGAATGACAGAGTGGTCTCTGGTCTACCTAGCATGGATAACTTGCTAGtcatatctttctttttctgtcaatTATTTCTGATGAATGATTTAAATACTTAAGCATTAAACAACACATCTTGCATCTTcgctaattttttatttttatctggaCCTCAGGTATGCAGTTGTCCATGGGAAGACTCTTTCTTCTGGCTTTCTTTTTACTTACTTACTCTTTTTGCCTATGCAATAGAATAATTATCTCTTCTTCAAATATTCTCTCAATAAACTTCAGATAGTTTACgtttccaaaatgaaattttgtcttATGGAGTCAACAGGTCCCTCACCATTTCTAAAATAGTTCTGAACCATTGATTTCTTTCAAAAGGGAATAAGTGCATAATGAATTTGACCAATTCAtaatctttattttgctttacagaaaTTTCTAATGTGCACTAAGGAACTGTATGGAGCAATGCTGCAAACAGTGGACTTTCATGGTGCTGTTGAAGCCGCCAGGATAAAAATTAACAGTTGGGTTGAAAGTGAGACACAAGGTAAAACAAAATCATAGCCATATTATCACTGCCTTCTTACACTGCTTCAACAAAAGAAATTATAGGGTATGAAAAGCAAGGACTTGTTCATGTATCAGGTGTTCAATCTTATGCTGTTTAAAGACAGTTTGTCTTCCCATCCACTCTTGAAACACTAGAGTAAGTTATCAgctaaattatttcagaattaaagatGTGTTTGTTGTCAAATACTTTTGTATACTCACCCTTATGCCTGACATGATAATTGCAATAATACCTATAAGGCTCGACCTGACAAATTGCTTCTGCGAACAGCCACAGATGAAGATACTGGACAGCAGGGGATGGAAGTTGTGAGCTTCATGGAGAGATTGGGAACAgcatggggtggggtggggagaacaACAGAGGACCTAGTTATATGTAACAAAGACGAGAGATGTGACCACCAGTGAGACTCACTATCAGGTGACAATCAACCAGCTCTTGCCCTTAACAGGCTAGCAGGGGCCACTGGCTCTTGCTGGTCAGACTATATATGATATATGCCATTTTGCTTTAGTTTTGCAGAGCTGCAGTAGTGGTGGGATGAAAATTTTCTAAATCTTCTGGCTGAACATAAACCAGAACGTAGTGGGGGACAGGCAAATAGATTTGAAGGCTTCCGTAATTTTTAGGTTGCCCATCTCCTGACCAAACTTGTCCTTGTACTGGCAGAGTGGCCTGTGACACAGTGGGGAAGAGCTGTTAACCCCAGTTGGCTCCCAGAAAGAGGGCTGAAGGTTCAGGAGCCACCTTGCACAGGGTTAGGAGCCATCATTTCTCTGGGTGCTCATATGAAGCTTGTGGACCTGCTAACTCCTACTTCAGCCTCTGTAGAAAGTCAAAAGCTCCACAGCTGGTCAACTGCTGTGCTTGGTGCAAAGGGAAAGATGCCCTCATGCAACCTGAAATATGTCATTAATGgtgctgcctccttccctgtGGTTTATGTCACCTGGCACATATTTATAGTCACTGTCAGTTGGCTAATTTGGTGACCCCCACTCCCCCTGTTCTCCCTGGTTAGTAACAGTGCAGGAATCTACCATTTGTTTGCCTATATTGTCCCTGTCCTTTCAATGAACCAAGAACTGGATTTCTAAGTTTCTCCAAAACTAAGTTCACAGACAAGTAATTGAGTCTCAGTCCAGAGTTTTAATGACAACTAACAATTACTTGCGTATTCCAAAATTTCCTTTAGGTAAAATCAAGGAACTCTTTGCTCCTGGTGTGATTGATGTACATGCATTGCTGGTGCTGGTGAATGTAATCTACTTCAAAGCATCCTGGGAACACAAGTTTGAGGAACAAAAAACAGTAGAGAGAGATTTTAAACTGAATCAGGTACATCTGCATTCTGTAAATCTTAACATTATTTATCCTAGATACTGTGAGCGTTGCAGGAAGCATAACACTGAAGCACAATGTCCAGGGCTCAGATGCCCTCTGAGCAAGGTGTGGGTGTGCTGGAAACTTAACCTGCCTCTCCTATTGCATAGAG
The DNA window shown above is from Strix aluco isolate bStrAlu1 chromosome 1, bStrAlu1.hap1, whole genome shotgun sequence and carries:
- the LOC141933476 gene encoding leukocyte elastase inhibitor-like; the protein is MMDSISRPVTEFCLDLYNKLNRNAEDTNIVFSPMSISVALALVHLGAKNNTALQIEKVLHVRKAAGRMSLGSDLESAAPDMEPERSQERQPSLSQCNKDGDLNHKEFQTLLLQLQNLGERYVLTLANNLFIQQGFELQQKFLMCTKELYGAMLQTVDFHGAVEAARIKINSWVESETQGKIKELFAPGVIDVHALLVLVNVIYFKASWEHKFEEQKTVERDFKLNQNEKKPVQMMYQKGPFKLGYIEEMGAQVLELPYAQKSLSMIILLPGDMADESTSGLEQIESTMTYENLMLWASSEHMFETTVEVYLPRFKLEGTFNLNEVLQEMGMTDIFTESKADLSAMSFAKSLVLSNVIHKTYVEVNEEGTVAAAGTGAVVVRRSLPLTEVFMADHPFLFFIRHNPSNTILFFGKLCSP